The genome window GGTGAGGATCACGGGGTTCGGCATTTCTCTCGTCCTTGGTCGGGTTGGGGCTGGGAAGCCGGGCCGCCGCAAGGGGAGTGTTCCTGTCCGTCAGTCAGACCGGGCCGCGCTCGCGGCGGCTCGGGACAGGGCATGACATGTCGCGGCCGCTCCTCAGGAGGAGCGCCACCAGAAGGTCCGGAACATCGGGGCCGCGTGTGTCATGCCTCCTGATACGCCGGTGCCCGCCGCCGCGCAAGCGTGGCGCGTGCCGCGGGATGCGGACCGGGGCGCGCCCCTCCTGCCCGGAGAGGGGGAGGCGTGCTCCGGGCGCCCCGGGGGCGCCGGCCGTCCGGTGGGGGGGCGGTCCGGGGGCAGGCGCGCCGCCGTCGTTCGCGCTTCCCTCTGGCATCGGCGCGCGCAAGCGGGTAGCAGGGGTGATGCTCTCCTATCAGCACGCCTATCACGCCGGCGGCCCGGCCGACCTGCACAAGCACATGGCCCTCGCCGGCCTGCTGGAGCGGCTGTGCCGCAAGCCCCGGCCGATCTCGGTGTTCGAGACCCATGCCGGCCGCGGGCTCTACGATCTCGACGCCCCCGAGAGCGCCCGCACCGGCGAGGCGGCGGAGGGCATCGACCTCATCCCGCCGCCCGCGCCGGACACGCCCTTCGGCCGCGCGCTTGCCGCCACCCGGGCGGCGCACGGGCCGCGGGCCTATCCCGGCTCGCCGCTCATCGCCCGCAGCCTGCTGCGCGCGCATGATCCGCTCACGCTGTTCGAGCTGCACCCGACCGAGCACGCCGCCCTGTCGCGCGCGATGACGGGGGAGAACACCGTCATCCGCAAGCGCGACGGGTTCGCCGGGCTGCTCTCGATCGCGCCGCCCAAGCCGCGCCAGGGGCTGGTGCTGGTGGATCCGTCCTACGAGGTGAAGGACGAATACGCCGCCACGGCCCGCTTCGTGCGCGCGCTGCTTGGCCAATGGTCCGAGGCGGTGGTGATGGTGTGGTACCCGCTGCTGCCCGCGCGCCGCCACGAGGCGCTGATCGAGGGGCTGTCCCGTCTGCCGGTGCTGCGCGACGAGGTCGGCTTCACCCTGAAGGACGGCAAGGGCATGACTGGCTCCGGCCTGCTGATCCTCAACGCGCCCAGCCTCGCGGGCAAGATCTTCGACGAGGTCCGCGCCCAGGCGCCCATCCTGCGCCGCCTCTGATCGCGCGCCCACTGCCCGGGCCGCGCTCCGGCGCGGCCGGGGCTCGAACGGCGTGGCCCGGCACGGGCCTCCGCAGGATCCGCCCGGGGTCCGGCATGTCGGGTGGGGGCCGGGCGGGGCCCTTGTCCCCCGCGCCGGCGCGCACGTTGCCGCACCTCCCGGCCCGCGCATCCGTCCGGCGGCATCCGAAACCGGCGCACCGGGCGCCAACGGGTCCGCCACGCCGGCGCACCGGGCCGTCACGGGGAGCGCCCGAACGGGTCGGCCCCGGCAGCGGTGCGTTTGCGAGGAGGGCCCGCCGGAGCTGGCAGGTCCGGGTCTGCGGGCGCCGGGCCGGACCGGCGGTTTCCCGTCCGCAGCCCTCCGACGTTTCCCGGTCGGGTTCGGTGCGGGGGCGTGTGTCAGCCGGCGGAGAGTTCCCGCCCGCGCGCCGCCGCCGCGGCCACGGCGCGTTTCACCAGCGGCGGGAAGCCGGTGTCCGGGTCCATCAGGTGCGCCAGCGCCGCCGCCGTGGTGCCGCCGGGCGAGGTGACGTTCACCCGCAGTTGCGACGGGTCCTCGGGCGAGGCTTCGGCCAGCGCGCCGGCGCCGGCCACGGTGGCCTTCGCAAGTTGCAGGGCGAGGGCGTGCGGCAGGCCCTCGGCCTCCCCCGCCGCCGCGAGGCATTCGATGAGGTGGAACACATAGGCCGGGCCGGAGCCGGAGACGCCGGTCACCGCGTCGATCTGGCTTTCGGTGTCCAGCCGGACGGTCTGGCCCACGGCCGAGAGCAGCGCCTCGGACATGTCCAGCGCCGCCGCGTCCGCCGCCGCGTTGCCCACGAAGCCGGTGATGCCGCGCCCGATGGCCGCCGGCGTGTTCGGCATGGCGCGCACGATGGGGGAAGCCGCGCCGAAGGCGGTCTCGAAGGCGGAGATCGGCGTGCCGGCCGCGATGGAGAGGAACACGGTTCCGCCGCCGCCGAAGGCGGCCACGGCCGGCAGGGCCGCGCCCATCATCTGCGGCTTCACCGCAAGCAGGCACACGGCCGGTGCCTCCGGCAGGTCGGTGTTGAGGTGCAGGCCGCGCGCCTCCAGCGCCCTCAGCCCGTCATGCGGTGCGGGGTCCATCACCCAGACCGCGCCGGGCGGCAGGCCCCCGGCCAGCCAGCCCTCCAGAAGCGCGGTTCCCATCTTGCCGCAGCCCAGCAGGACCAAGCCGCGTGCGGCGATCGTTTCCATGGCGCTCAAGGCGTCTTCCTCCCCGTCCGGCCCGAAGCCCCGGCCGGGGAGGGCAGTGCGATATCAGGCCCGACCGTAAGCCTCGGCGATGGCGATGCCAAGGGCTTCCTGGGCGCTGCGGTTGCCCCAGCACACCAGCTGGAACGCCGGGTAGAAGCGCTCGCAGCTCATCACCGCGGCCTGGACCATGTAGTCGATCTGGCTGGCGGATGCGGTCTGCTCCCCGCAGAGCGTGAGGCCGTAGCGGTAGATCATCATCTTCTGTTCGGACCAGAGGGTGAAGGCGCCGGTCCAGAGCCGGTCGTTCGCCTTGTCCATCAGGGCGAGGAGTTCCGGAATCCTGTCCTCCGGCGGCTCCATCTCGAAGGTGCAGATGAGGCGCAGCACCTCCTCGTGCCCCGACCAGGCGAGGGACAGCGAGTAACTGCGCCAGCTGCCCTCGATCGACATGGCGATCTGGTCCTCGGCCACGCGGTCGAAATCCCAGTCGTGGTGCGCGGCCAGGGTTTCGACAATATCGATGGGGTGGATGTCGTCAGTGAACAGGTCGTGCTCGATGGCATTCATGCCGTCGCTCCCTCTAGCTGTGGCGCCTTCGCGGGGAGGGCCCCGCTAGGGGCTGAGAGCTTGTCCATAAATCGGGAAGAATTTGCTTCCCGATACGAGATATGGTGCGAGCAGCACCCCCGCCTGTAAAGGATTATTTTCGCACCGCAGCGAATAATCTCGGTTGCCGGCCGTCCCGAAACCGTGGAAAATTCGCCGCGAGGACGGGGTTGAGCGCCACTGCGCCCCCCCCATCGCCCCGCCTTTCCCGCCTCCGCCGCGTCGCACCCTCACCGGGGGTGGAACGGCCGGGGGAGAGGCGCCCCCGGCTCAGCCCCGCTTCAGGACCGCCTCAGGCCACGGCGCGCGAGAGGGCGCATTGCGACCAG of Paroceanicella profunda contains these proteins:
- the rlmJ gene encoding 23S rRNA (adenine(2030)-N(6))-methyltransferase RlmJ, which produces MLSYQHAYHAGGPADLHKHMALAGLLERLCRKPRPISVFETHAGRGLYDLDAPESARTGEAAEGIDLIPPPAPDTPFGRALAATRAAHGPRAYPGSPLIARSLLRAHDPLTLFELHPTEHAALSRAMTGENTVIRKRDGFAGLLSIAPPKPRQGLVLVDPSYEVKDEYAATARFVRALLGQWSEAVVMVWYPLLPARRHEALIEGLSRLPVLRDEVGFTLKDGKGMTGSGLLILNAPSLAGKIFDEVRAQAPILRRL
- the proC gene encoding pyrroline-5-carboxylate reductase is translated as METIAARGLVLLGCGKMGTALLEGWLAGGLPPGAVWVMDPAPHDGLRALEARGLHLNTDLPEAPAVCLLAVKPQMMGAALPAVAAFGGGGTVFLSIAAGTPISAFETAFGAASPIVRAMPNTPAAIGRGITGFVGNAAADAAALDMSEALLSAVGQTVRLDTESQIDAVTGVSGSGPAYVFHLIECLAAAGEAEGLPHALALQLAKATVAGAGALAEASPEDPSQLRVNVTSPGGTTAAALAHLMDPDTGFPPLVKRAVAAAAARGRELSAG
- a CDS encoding YbjN domain-containing protein: MNAIEHDLFTDDIHPIDIVETLAAHHDWDFDRVAEDQIAMSIEGSWRSYSLSLAWSGHEEVLRLICTFEMEPPEDRIPELLALMDKANDRLWTGAFTLWSEQKMMIYRYGLTLCGEQTASASQIDYMVQAAVMSCERFYPAFQLVCWGNRSAQEALGIAIAEAYGRA